A region from the Kineothrix sp. IPX-CK genome encodes:
- a CDS encoding carbamoyl phosphate synthase small subunit has product MKSFLILEDGTVFEGIHIGAKKEIISEIVFNTSMAGYPEVLTDPSYAGQAVCMTYPLIGNYGVCRDDMESKKPWPDGFIVRELSRVSSNFRSDMTIQEFLEEYGVPGIAGIDTRALTKILREKGTMNGMITTREDYDLNEIIPRLKEYTTGKVVEKVTCEHKYEVKGSVSLEENGAVSGSARFDKESYEKGTHEKKPSMVKALNGAGKKVALLDFGAKDNIADALAKRGCAVTVYPALTKAEEIIADAPDGIMLSNGPGDPKECTSIIEEINKLYQTNIPIFAICLGHQLMALATGADTFKMKYGHRGGNHPVKDLQTGRVYISSQNHGYVVDMDKLDPGIAIPAFINVNDGTNEGLSYTGKNIFTVQFHPEACPGPQDSGYLFDRFIDMMKARKEDA; this is encoded by the coding sequence ATGAAGTCATTTTTAATTTTGGAGGACGGCACAGTTTTTGAGGGGATTCATATCGGTGCCAAAAAAGAAATCATCAGTGAAATAGTTTTCAATACGTCCATGGCGGGCTATCCGGAAGTACTTACGGATCCTTCCTATGCGGGACAAGCCGTGTGCATGACCTATCCGCTTATCGGTAACTACGGAGTATGCAGAGACGATATGGAATCTAAGAAACCGTGGCCCGATGGATTTATTGTACGGGAATTGTCGAGAGTTTCCAGCAATTTCCGCTCGGATATGACGATTCAGGAATTTCTGGAGGAATATGGAGTGCCGGGAATCGCAGGAATCGATACGAGAGCCCTTACGAAGATTTTGCGGGAAAAGGGCACGATGAACGGAATGATCACAACGAGGGAAGATTATGATTTGAATGAAATCATACCCAGATTAAAAGAGTACACTACGGGAAAAGTGGTGGAAAAGGTAACCTGTGAACATAAATATGAAGTAAAGGGTTCTGTATCCCTGGAGGAAAACGGAGCAGTTTCCGGAAGTGCCAGATTTGATAAGGAATCGTATGAAAAAGGAACTCATGAGAAGAAACCGAGTATGGTAAAAGCCTTAAACGGCGCCGGCAAGAAGGTTGCGCTGTTAGACTTCGGAGCGAAGGATAATATCGCTGACGCGCTCGCGAAAAGGGGCTGTGCTGTTACCGTATATCCCGCACTTACAAAGGCGGAAGAAATCATCGCGGATGCACCGGACGGCATCATGTTAAGCAACGGACCGGGCGACCCGAAGGAATGCACCTCTATTATAGAAGAAATTAATAAGCTATATCAAACGAACATTCCCATTTTTGCAATATGTTTAGGACATCAGCTCATGGCGCTTGCGACGGGAGCTGATACTTTTAAAATGAAATATGGCCACCGGGGCGGAAATCATCCGGTAAAAGACTTGCAGACCGGCAGAGTCTATATTTCCTCACAGAACCATGGATATGTGGTGGATATGGACAAGCTCGACCCTGGCATTGCCATACCAGCATTTATCAATGTGAATGATGGAACGAACGAAGGTCTTTCCTATACCGGCAAGAATATTTTCACCGTACAGTTTCATCCGGAAGCATGTCCGGGACCTCAGGATTCCGGGTATTTGTTTGACAGGTTTATTGATATGATGAAAGCGAGGAAAGAAGATGCCTAA
- the carB gene encoding carbamoyl-phosphate synthase large subunit, with amino-acid sequence MPKNPNVKKVLVIGSGPIVIGQAAEFDYAGTQACRSLKEEGIEVVLVNSNPATIMTDRDIADKIYIEPLTVKVLEQIIEKEKPDSVLPTLGGQAGLNLGMELDESGFLARNNVKLLGTTAKTIKKAEDRLEFKETMEKIGEPCAASLVVENVKDGVEFAKKIGYPVVLRPAYTLGGSGGGIADNQMELEDILANGLRLSRVGQVLVERCISGWKEIEYEVMRDSAGNCITVCNMENIDPVGVHTGDSIVVAPSQTLMDKEYQMLRSSALNIINELEITGGCNVQFALHPTSFEYCVIEVNPRVSRSSALASKATGYPIAKVAAKIALGYTLDEIKNTITGKTYASFEPTLDYCVVKIPRLPFDKFITAKRTLTTQMKATGEVMSICTNFEGALMKAIRSLEQHVDCLMSYDFSALSKEELLDRLKIVDDRRIFVIAEAVRKDIDYDTIHEITMVDHWFIDKIAILVEMEAALKEGPLTLELLKEAKRIEYPDNVISRLAGIPEADIKKMRYDNGITAAFKMVDTCAAEFAASTPYYYSCFGSESEIVETNPPKKVLVLGSGPIRIGQGIEFDYCSVHATWAFSKAGYETIIINNNPETVSTDFDIADKLYFEPLTPEDVENVVNIEKPDGAVVQFGGQTAIKLTESLMKMGVPILGTSAENVDAAEDRELFDAILEKCDIPRPSGGTVYTAEEAKKVANKLGYPVLVRPSYVLGGQGMQIAISDEEVEEFMEIINRIAQDHPILVDKYLQGKEIEVDAVCDGTDILIPGIMEHIERAGVHSGDSISVYPAQSISEKVKETIAEYTRKLAKALHVIGLINIQFIAVGEEVYVIEVNPRSSRTVPYISKVTGIPIVDLATEVIIGKTIRELGYDPGLQKEADYVAIKMPVFSFEKIRGAEISLGPEMKSTGECLGISKTFNEALYKAFLGAGINLPKYKQMIITVKDADKGEAIEIGKRFEKLGYTIYATRSTANALKEAGVNARKVNKIQQESPTVMDLILGHKIDLVIDTPTQGRDKSRDGFLIRRTAIETGVNCLTSLDTARALVTSLEHVNKEEKLTLVDIASL; translated from the coding sequence ATGCCTAAGAATCCTAATGTAAAAAAAGTGTTGGTTATCGGTTCCGGCCCTATCGTTATCGGACAGGCAGCGGAATTTGATTATGCGGGAACGCAGGCCTGCCGCTCTTTAAAGGAAGAGGGAATCGAGGTCGTACTGGTAAACTCCAACCCCGCAACTATTATGACGGACAGGGATATTGCGGATAAAATATATATTGAGCCTTTGACTGTCAAGGTTTTGGAGCAGATCATTGAAAAGGAAAAGCCAGACAGCGTTCTGCCTACGCTGGGAGGTCAGGCCGGCTTAAATCTCGGTATGGAGCTGGATGAATCCGGCTTTCTTGCGAGAAATAATGTAAAGCTTCTGGGTACCACCGCTAAGACGATTAAAAAGGCGGAGGATCGTTTGGAATTCAAGGAGACGATGGAAAAAATCGGAGAACCCTGCGCGGCATCTCTCGTGGTGGAAAATGTAAAAGATGGTGTGGAATTTGCGAAGAAAATAGGCTATCCTGTTGTTCTTCGTCCGGCATATACGCTTGGCGGATCGGGAGGAGGAATCGCCGACAATCAGATGGAGCTGGAAGATATTCTGGCTAACGGTCTGCGCCTCTCCCGTGTAGGTCAGGTTTTGGTAGAGCGTTGTATTTCCGGCTGGAAGGAAATAGAATACGAAGTGATGCGCGATAGTGCGGGTAACTGTATTACCGTTTGTAACATGGAAAATATTGACCCGGTAGGCGTACATACCGGAGACAGCATCGTTGTGGCTCCTTCACAGACATTGATGGACAAAGAATATCAGATGCTTCGCAGTTCAGCTCTCAACATTATCAATGAGCTGGAAATTACCGGAGGCTGCAATGTGCAGTTCGCCCTTCATCCTACCAGCTTCGAATATTGTGTTATTGAAGTTAATCCCCGTGTAAGCCGTTCTTCTGCGCTTGCGTCGAAGGCCACCGGCTATCCGATCGCAAAGGTGGCGGCGAAGATTGCACTTGGCTATACACTGGATGAAATAAAGAATACCATTACGGGAAAGACCTATGCCAGCTTTGAACCGACGCTGGATTACTGTGTAGTGAAGATTCCGCGCCTTCCTTTCGACAAGTTTATCACGGCGAAGAGGACGCTGACCACGCAGATGAAGGCTACCGGCGAGGTTATGAGTATCTGCACGAATTTTGAAGGTGCGCTGATGAAGGCGATTCGTTCGCTGGAGCAGCATGTGGATTGTCTTATGAGCTATGATTTTTCGGCGCTTTCCAAGGAGGAGCTTCTGGATAGGCTGAAAATCGTGGATGACCGGAGAATTTTCGTAATAGCCGAGGCGGTCAGAAAGGATATCGATTACGATACGATTCACGAGATAACCATGGTAGATCATTGGTTTATTGATAAAATTGCAATCTTAGTCGAGATGGAAGCGGCGCTGAAAGAGGGACCTCTTACTTTGGAGTTGTTAAAAGAAGCGAAGCGTATCGAGTACCCCGATAATGTTATCAGCAGACTGGCAGGCATACCGGAGGCGGATATTAAGAAAATGCGTTATGACAACGGAATCACCGCGGCCTTTAAGATGGTAGATACCTGTGCGGCGGAATTCGCTGCAAGCACCCCATATTATTATTCCTGCTTTGGAAGTGAAAGTGAGATAGTGGAAACTAATCCGCCTAAGAAGGTGCTGGTTCTGGGGTCCGGTCCCATTCGTATCGGGCAGGGCATAGAGTTCGACTATTGCTCTGTACATGCTACGTGGGCATTTTCGAAGGCCGGATATGAGACGATTATTATCAATAACAATCCTGAGACGGTGAGCACGGACTTCGACATTGCGGATAAGCTTTATTTCGAGCCGCTGACGCCTGAAGACGTGGAGAACGTGGTGAATATAGAAAAACCGGACGGAGCGGTAGTTCAGTTCGGCGGACAGACAGCGATCAAGCTGACAGAAAGCCTCATGAAGATGGGCGTTCCTATTTTAGGAACGAGCGCAGAGAATGTAGATGCGGCAGAGGACAGAGAACTGTTCGATGCAATTTTGGAAAAGTGTGATATTCCCAGACCTTCAGGCGGAACGGTGTATACCGCTGAGGAAGCTAAAAAGGTGGCGAATAAATTGGGCTATCCGGTATTGGTGCGCCCCTCCTACGTACTGGGCGGACAAGGGATGCAGATTGCCATTTCCGATGAGGAAGTGGAAGAGTTCATGGAAATCATCAACCGCATCGCTCAGGACCATCCAATTCTGGTAGATAAATATTTGCAGGGCAAGGAAATCGAAGTAGATGCGGTCTGTGACGGTACCGATATTCTGATTCCCGGCATTATGGAACATATCGAGAGAGCTGGAGTCCATTCCGGCGACAGCATCTCCGTATATCCGGCCCAGAGCATCAGCGAGAAGGTAAAGGAAACGATTGCGGAATATACGAGGAAGCTTGCCAAGGCCCTGCATGTTATAGGACTGATCAACATTCAGTTCATCGCAGTGGGTGAGGAGGTATATGTCATCGAGGTAAATCCCCGTTCCTCACGAACGGTTCCATATATCAGCAAGGTGACGGGCATTCCGATAGTTGATCTTGCGACGGAGGTTATTATCGGCAAGACGATCCGTGAGCTTGGTTACGACCCGGGACTTCAAAAGGAAGCGGATTATGTGGCGATCAAGATGCCGGTATTCTCCTTCGAGAAAATACGAGGCGCGGAGATCAGCTTAGGGCCGGAGATGAAATCTACGGGAGAATGCTTAGGCATTTCCAAAACATTCAATGAGGCGCTTTATAAGGCGTTCCTCGGTGCCGGCATCAATCTGCCCAAATACAAACAGATGATTATCACGGTTAAGGATGCGGATAAGGGAGAAGCGATCGAGATAGGAAAACGCTTTGAAAAGCTTGGTTATACTATTTATGCGACAAGAAGCACGGCAAATGCACTTAAGGAGGCAGGGGTAAACGCCCGCAAAGTAAATAAGATACAGCAGGAATCGCCTACGGTCATGGACCTTATCTTGGGTCATAAGATCGACCTTGTCATCGATACGCCTACGCAGGGAAGGGATAAGTCCAGAGACGGTTTCCTTATAAGAAGAACGGCTATCGAGACGGGCGTAAACTGCCTGACCTCGTTAGATACGGCAAGAGCGCTGGTGACGAGCTTAGAGCATGTAAATAAGGAAGAAAAGCTGACATTAGTCGACATTGCATCGCTGTAA
- a CDS encoding epoxyqueuosine reductase QueH has protein sequence MVNYAKELDKIIEERIKDGDGKRKTILLHSCCAPCSSYVMEYLREYFDVTVFYYNPNITEDAEYRKRVEEQKRLIAEYNRQVEEGVFKNMYSTLRAHKIEVIEGDYEPESFYRIVKGLERCPEGGERCLLCYELRLRKTAQFAARKGFDYFTTTLTISPMKNAEKLNEIGELMGREYGVSFLPSDFKKKNGYKRSVELSGLFGLYRQDYCGCVYSRKQ, from the coding sequence ATGGTAAATTACGCAAAAGAATTGGATAAAATAATAGAAGAACGGATCAAAGATGGAGATGGTAAGAGAAAAACGATTCTTCTTCATAGCTGTTGTGCGCCATGCAGCAGCTACGTAATGGAGTATTTGCGCGAATATTTCGATGTTACGGTTTTTTACTATAATCCCAACATTACGGAGGATGCGGAATATCGGAAGAGGGTTGAGGAACAGAAGCGATTAATAGCAGAATATAACAGGCAGGTGGAGGAAGGAGTATTTAAAAATATGTATTCCACACTCCGTGCACATAAAATCGAAGTGATAGAGGGCGATTATGAGCCGGAAAGCTTCTATCGTATCGTCAAAGGCTTGGAGCGCTGCCCGGAGGGCGGAGAGAGGTGTTTATTGTGCTATGAGCTGCGGCTTCGAAAAACCGCGCAGTTCGCTGCGAGGAAGGGGTTTGATTATTTCACTACGACGCTTACGATAAGTCCGATGAAAAATGCAGAAAAATTAAATGAAATCGGTGAACTTATGGGAAGAGAATACGGGGTTTCTTTTTTGCCCTCGGATTTTAAGAAGAAAAATGGGTATAAGAGGTCGGTTGAACTGTCCGGGCTGTTCGGGCTGTATAGACAAGATTATTGCGGCTGTGTTTATTCCCGCAAGCAATGA
- the argS gene encoding arginine--tRNA ligase, with translation MNKILDVISDEMKRAFLSAGYAEELGKVTLSNRPDLCEYQCNGAMAGAKQYKKAPIIIAQEVAQKLNNSNIFEEVSAVNPGFLNLKLKPEFLKDYLNQMAHSPKFGLDMPKSPRKIVIDYGGPNIAKPLHVGHLRSAIIGESIKRIARYAGHEVIGDIHLGDWGLQMGLIITELQERYPELVYFDEAFKGEYPKEAPFTISQLEEIYPTASSKSKEDASYKAKAMDATFRLQSGVRGYRALWQHIVNVSVMDLKKNYRNLNVEFDLWKGESDVHDLIPHMVEDMKEMGYAYISDGALVVDVKEESDTKEIPPCMILKSDGASLYNTTDLATIMERMNRIHPDEIIYVVDKRQDLYFEQVFRCARKTKLVQPETKLYFLGFGTMNGKDGKPFKTREGGVMRLESLLSEINEEMYGKITENRLVPEKEAKETARVVALSAIKYGDLSNQASKDYIFDMDRFTSFEGDTGPYILYTIVRIKSILTKYKEMGGSLVEAALQEPLGEAEKSLMLQLVSFNAMMESAYEEIAPHRVCAYIYDLANALNHFYHETKILTEEDTVRKEGFIALLVLTRDVLETCIDVLGFQAPERM, from the coding sequence ATGAATAAAATTCTTGATGTAATATCAGATGAGATGAAGCGTGCTTTTTTATCGGCAGGATATGCGGAAGAACTGGGGAAAGTCACATTGTCGAATCGCCCCGATTTGTGTGAGTATCAATGCAATGGAGCGATGGCAGGCGCGAAGCAGTATAAAAAGGCGCCGATTATCATAGCGCAAGAAGTGGCGCAGAAGTTAAATAACAGTAATATATTCGAAGAAGTGAGTGCAGTAAATCCCGGCTTCTTAAATTTAAAGCTGAAACCGGAATTTTTGAAGGATTATTTGAACCAGATGGCGCATTCTCCTAAATTCGGATTGGATATGCCAAAGTCTCCCAGGAAAATAGTGATTGATTATGGCGGACCGAATATAGCGAAGCCTTTGCATGTGGGTCATCTCCGTTCTGCCATTATCGGCGAGAGCATAAAGCGTATCGCGCGGTATGCGGGACACGAGGTAATCGGGGATATTCATCTGGGCGACTGGGGTCTGCAAATGGGATTGATTATTACGGAGCTCCAGGAACGTTACCCGGAGCTGGTATATTTCGATGAAGCTTTCAAAGGAGAATACCCTAAGGAGGCACCTTTTACTATTTCGCAGCTGGAAGAAATCTATCCTACGGCCAGCAGCAAGTCTAAGGAGGACGCTTCTTATAAGGCGAAGGCTATGGATGCGACATTCAGGCTTCAGAGCGGAGTCAGAGGATATCGCGCTCTTTGGCAGCATATCGTTAATGTCTCAGTAATGGATTTAAAGAAAAATTACCGCAATCTTAACGTAGAATTCGACCTATGGAAGGGTGAATCCGACGTTCATGATCTGATTCCCCACATGGTAGAGGATATGAAGGAAATGGGATATGCATACATCAGCGATGGCGCGCTGGTGGTGGATGTTAAGGAAGAATCGGATACGAAAGAGATTCCTCCCTGCATGATCTTGAAATCCGACGGGGCTTCCCTTTATAATACTACGGATCTGGCAACCATTATGGAGCGTATGAATCGGATACATCCTGATGAGATTATTTATGTGGTGGATAAGCGTCAGGATTTATATTTTGAGCAGGTATTCCGCTGTGCAAGGAAAACAAAGCTGGTACAGCCGGAGACGAAGCTGTATTTTCTGGGATTCGGTACGATGAACGGTAAGGATGGCAAGCCTTTTAAGACGAGAGAAGGCGGCGTGATGCGATTAGAATCCCTGCTTTCGGAAATCAATGAAGAAATGTATGGAAAAATCACGGAGAACCGTTTGGTGCCGGAAAAAGAGGCGAAGGAGACCGCCCGCGTGGTGGCTCTGTCTGCGATAAAATACGGAGATTTGTCCAACCAGGCGTCAAAGGACTATATTTTCGATATGGACAGGTTTACCTCCTTTGAAGGGGATACGGGTCCATATATTTTGTATACTATCGTGCGCATTAAGTCCATTTTAACGAAGTACAAGGAAATGGGAGGTTCGCTGGTGGAAGCAGCGCTTCAGGAGCCATTGGGAGAAGCGGAAAAGAGTCTGATGCTTCAGCTCGTAAGCTTCAATGCTATGATGGAAAGCGCTTATGAAGAGATTGCGCCTCATAGAGTGTGTGCTTATATTTATGACCTAGCGAATGCGCTTAACCACTTTTATCATGAGACGAAGATCCTGACTGAAGAGGATACTGTCAGGAAAGAAGGCTTTATAGCACTTCTTGTATTAACACGGGATGTGCTGGAGACATGTATCGATGTGTTAGGTTTCCAGGCGCCGGAAAGAATGTGA
- the feoB gene encoding ferrous iron transport protein B codes for MGLTSASTGAKVLKHCGLNIEKETQRDKIVALAGNPNVGKSTVFNSLTGLNQHTGNWPGKTVVNAQGKYRHKGNNFIMVDIPGTYSLMANSTEEEIARDFICFGEPDAVVVVADATCLERNLNLVLQTMEITDKVILCVNLMDEAKKKKININLNLLASRLGIPVVGTNARSGEGLDQLMDLVTSLTNGSFVTKPLRITYTDEIENAASLIEPEVSEALQECVSSRWVAYKLLDGDESILQSLKTYLGYDLMQNEKILQKVAKARDLLDASGIPLDQFRDLIVTEIIKTCENISNETITFEEKKYAERDRKIDKILTSKLTGIPIMIVLLFCVFWITISGANVPSSLLATGLFSLEKPISNFFLWVSAPEWLRSIFVDGIYRTLAWVISVMLPPMAIFFPLFTLLEDLGYLPRIAFNLDNFFRKACAHGKQALTMCMGFGCNAAGIIGCRIIDSPRERLIAIITNNFVPCNGRFPTLIAIITTFLAGTMGGLFQSITSTLILTGVIVLGVTMTVLISKLLSKTILKGVPSSFNLELPPYRRPQIGRVIVRSIFDRTLFVLGRAVIVAAPAGLIIWILANIHVGDLSLLAHCAGFLDPFARLLGLDGYILMAFILGFPANEIVIPIIIMSYMATGTLTDLENLSDLHALFVSHGWTWLTAVCTMLFSLMHWPCGTTCLTIKKETQSLKWTLISFAIPTMTGIVVCLIVANIARLFRLV; via the coding sequence ATGGGTCTAACAAGCGCATCTACCGGAGCGAAAGTATTAAAACACTGTGGACTGAATATTGAAAAAGAAACTCAGCGGGATAAAATCGTTGCGCTCGCGGGCAATCCAAACGTCGGGAAAAGTACCGTTTTTAACAGTTTGACGGGACTCAATCAGCATACGGGCAACTGGCCCGGAAAAACTGTCGTAAATGCGCAGGGCAAGTATCGGCACAAGGGTAATAATTTTATCATGGTCGATATTCCAGGTACTTATTCACTGATGGCTAACTCTACTGAGGAGGAAATTGCCCGGGATTTTATCTGTTTCGGAGAACCAGATGCCGTGGTGGTCGTTGCCGACGCTACATGTCTGGAACGAAATCTTAATCTGGTTCTTCAGACTATGGAGATAACGGATAAAGTCATACTATGCGTAAACCTAATGGACGAGGCAAAAAAGAAAAAAATCAATATAAATTTGAATTTGCTTGCTTCCCGATTAGGCATTCCGGTAGTCGGAACAAACGCAAGATCAGGAGAGGGGCTCGACCAACTGATGGATTTGGTAACTTCTCTTACAAACGGTTCTTTTGTAACAAAACCGTTGCGCATCACTTACACTGATGAAATCGAAAATGCCGCTTCCTTAATAGAACCCGAAGTATCAGAAGCTTTGCAGGAATGCGTCAGCAGTCGATGGGTGGCATACAAGCTGCTCGACGGGGATGAAAGTATACTTCAGTCATTGAAGACCTATCTTGGCTACGATCTGATGCAAAACGAAAAAATATTGCAAAAAGTAGCTAAGGCCAGAGACTTATTGGATGCCTCAGGAATCCCACTTGATCAGTTTAGGGATCTGATCGTAACAGAAATTATTAAAACATGCGAAAATATCAGCAATGAAACAATTACTTTTGAAGAAAAGAAATATGCCGAACGGGACCGTAAAATCGATAAAATCCTAACTTCAAAACTGACCGGTATTCCTATTATGATCGTACTGCTTTTTTGTGTGTTCTGGATTACTATTTCAGGCGCAAATGTTCCATCGAGCCTCCTCGCCACGGGCCTATTCTCACTAGAAAAACCTATTTCTAATTTTTTCCTGTGGGTATCAGCGCCTGAATGGCTTCGTAGTATTTTTGTCGATGGTATTTACCGGACACTTGCTTGGGTTATATCCGTTATGTTACCTCCTATGGCAATCTTTTTTCCATTGTTTACTTTATTGGAAGATTTGGGATATCTACCCCGCATAGCCTTTAATCTTGACAATTTTTTTCGGAAAGCTTGCGCTCATGGCAAGCAGGCACTCACCATGTGCATGGGATTCGGCTGCAACGCCGCAGGTATTATTGGCTGCCGCATCATTGATTCACCCCGTGAGAGGTTGATCGCAATTATCACCAACAACTTTGTACCCTGCAATGGAAGGTTTCCTACTTTGATTGCAATTATCACAACGTTTTTGGCAGGAACCATGGGAGGGTTATTTCAGTCCATTACATCCACACTTATTCTAACAGGAGTGATTGTCCTAGGCGTAACAATGACAGTACTCATTTCAAAGCTTTTGTCAAAAACGATACTGAAAGGAGTTCCTTCCTCCTTCAATCTGGAGCTTCCACCTTACAGGCGCCCTCAGATTGGAAGGGTCATCGTTCGATCCATTTTTGACAGGACACTTTTCGTGTTAGGCAGGGCAGTTATTGTCGCAGCGCCCGCTGGACTTATCATATGGATCCTTGCGAATATTCATGTCGGAGACCTGAGCTTGCTCGCTCACTGTGCCGGATTTCTTGACCCTTTCGCAAGACTTCTCGGACTAGATGGCTATATCTTGATGGCATTTATTCTGGGCTTCCCAGCAAATGAAATTGTTATACCGATCATCATCATGAGTTACATGGCAACGGGAACACTTACTGATCTGGAAAATCTATCCGACTTACATGCCTTATTTGTAAGCCATGGATGGACTTGGCTCACAGCAGTTTGCACAATGCTTTTCTCACTGATGCACTGGCCCTGTGGGACCACTTGTCTTACCATTAAAAAAGAAACTCAGAGCCTCAAATGGACACTGATATCTTTTGCTATCCCGACTATGACAGGGATCGTCGTTTGCTTGATTGTGGCAAACATCGCCCGTCTGTTTAGGCTTGTGTAA
- a CDS encoding FeoA family protein, whose protein sequence is MNNNQISLNQLPIGKKANVVTLTSDGTVRRRMLDLGIIDGTEIEPLYRSPSGNPVAYFIRGAVIALRTDVSEKIMVSTR, encoded by the coding sequence AACAATCAAATTTCTCTTAATCAGTTGCCGATAGGCAAAAAAGCAAATGTTGTAACATTGACTTCTGATGGCACGGTAAGACGGCGTATGCTTGACCTTGGCATCATCGACGGTACCGAAATTGAACCTCTCTATAGAAGTCCTTCCGGTAATCCGGTAGCCTATTTCATAAGAGGAGCTGTAATCGCACTACGGACCGACGTATCGGAAAAAATCATGGTATCAACGCGGTAA